The Fusobacterium pseudoperiodonticum DNA window TAGTAAACTTCTCGACAAATTTTGCTGGTGCTATTCTAACTGAAGCTAGTTTAGGATATTTAGGTTTTGGAATACAACCTCCTTATCCTACTTTAGGAAATATGTTAAATGAATCACAATCTTATTTCTTGTTGGCACCTTGGTTTACAATCTTACCTGGACTTATGATTTTATTTTTAGTCTATAAGATAAATCAAATTTCAAGAAAATATCAGGAGAAAAAGTAATGGAAATACTAAAAATAAAAAATCTAAATCTTAAAATTCGTGAAAAAGAAATCTTAAAAAATGTTTCTTTAGAAATAAAAGAGGGAGAAGTCATAGGATTAATAGGAGAATCAGGAAGTGGGAAAACTATTTTTACCAAATATATTTTAGGTATACTTCCCTTGGCAGCTCAGTATACTCAAGAAACTTTTGAAGTTGTTCCAAAAGTAGGAGCTATTTTTCAAAATGCTTTCACTTCCTTAAACCCAACAATGAAAATAGGAAAACAATTAAAACATCTTTATGTTTCTCACTATGGGACACAAGAAAATTGGAAAGAGAAAATAGAAAGTTTATTAGAAGATGTTGGTTTGGATAAAAATAGAAATTTTTTAGATAAATACCCTTATGAATTAAGTGGTGGAGAACAACAGAGAATTGTTATTATGGGAGCTTTGATAGGTGAGCCTAGTTTTTTAATTGCAGATGAAGTAACAACTGCTTTAGATGTAGGGACAAAAATAGAAGTTGTTAAATTTTTTAAAAGATTACGTGAAAAATTTAAAATATCGATTTTATTTATAACTCATGATCTATCTACTTTAAAAAATTTTGCTGACAAAATTTATGTTATGTATCATGGAGAAATTGTAGATGAAGATCATCCTTATAGAAAACAATTATTTCAACTTTCTCAAGATGTTTGGAGGAGAACAAAATAATGTTATTAACTGTGGAGAATTTAAGTAAAGAATACATAAAAAAGAAAATCCTAAATAATGTTTCATTTTCTATGGAAAAAGGAGAAATTCTTGGAATGTTAGGTAAGTCTGGTGCTGGGAAATCAACCATCGGAAAAATCTTACTCCAATTATCAAGGCCGACAACAGGGACTATCTTATTTGAAGGAAAGGCTCTGTCAGAAGTGCCTAGAAAAGATATTCAAGCAATTTTTCAAGATCCCTATACCGCATTAAATCCAAGTTTAAAAATAGGGGAAATTTTAGAAGAACCTCTTATAGCCAATGGAAAATTTACAAAGGAAGAAAGAAGAAAAAAAGTTGAAGAAACTCTCGTAAAAGTAGGACTTTTAGAGTCTGATTATGAGAAGTATCCTGAAGAATTATCAGGAGGACAGCAACAAAGAGTTTGTATTGCAGGAGCAATTATCCTGTCTCCGAAATTAATTATTTGTGATGAACCTATTGCTTCTTTGGATTTAGCAATTCAAGTACAGATACTAGATTTAATTCAAAAAATAAATCAAGAAGAAGGAATCAGTTTTATTTTTATCACACATAATCTACCAGCTGTCTATAGAATTGCTGATAGAATATTGCTTTTGTATCGTGGAGAAGTACAGGAAATTCAAGAGGTAGAAGAATTTTTTAAAAATCCTAAAAGTGAGTATGGAAAAAAATTCTTAAAGACTTTAAATTTAATTAAAGATTTTTAATTTTTTACAAAAAAAACTCTCATAAATTAATGATAGAAATCATCAATTTATGAGAGTCTCTTTTATTTTTACTCAGCTGTTTCTAAAACTTGAGATCCTTTATAATCTCCACATTCTAAACAAACTCTATGTTGTCTTTTAGGAGCTCCACATTTTTCACAAGTTACTAAACCTATTGCAGTTAGTGCATGGTGAGATCTTCTCATATTCTTTTTAGCTTTAGAAGTCTTTTTCTTAGGTACTGCCATTACTTTCCCTCCTCTTTATTGCGTTTATTTATACCCTACTATCATACAAGATTTTTTATTTAATGTCAAGTAAGAATTTGAAAAAATATTGGGGCTTTATTGATTATAAACAAATATATTCTATTTCAAAATATTTTTAAGTTAATTACAAATAATTTACTTGAAAAATATTTAATAATTGAGTATCATATAAGATAGATATTTTTAAGTAAAGACTATTTTTTAAAGTAAATATAGCCTTACAAAATTAAACACACAAGGGAGGGAAGTATGCTAAAATTTTATATAGATGTAATAAATTATCTAGCAATTTTTGCATTTCTTTTAGGTATTATCACAGCACTATTAGTAAAATATAAGAAGCTATATTTAAATATAGTTGTAGGCTTAGTTTCATTAGTAGGGCTTGCTTGTTCTGTAACGATGACTGTATTTAAGCAGTTGTACCCACAGAAAATGGTTAAAATATCATTACAATATAATCGGTGGGCATTGGCAATAGGAATGTTATTTATGCTTGTAGCCTTAGTTCTACAAATCATAAAGACATTTAGAAAGTGTGAGAATGATAAACTTTGTATAGCCTCAGCTATAAGTATAATTTTCTCAACAGTAGCAGTTTGGTTTTTAGGATTTACAATAATTCCTCAGGTCTATGCGTTGACAAAAGAGTTTGTTGCCTTTGGTGAAAATTCTTTTGGGACACAATCTTTACTTAGATTAGGAGGGTTTTTATTAGGACTATTAACAATATTCTTAATTGCTCTATCAGTTCAAAAAGTATATTTTCGTTTAAAACCATGCTTGGCTAAAGTATTTGCTCTAGCAATTTTCTTAGTGGGAAGTATAGACTTCTTCTTAAGAGGAGTATCAGCTCTTGCAAGATTAAGATTTTTAAAGGCAAGCAATCCATTTGTTTTTAATGTTATGATACTTGAAGATAAAAGTACTACCTATATAACAATACTATTTGCAATAGTAGCTGTTATTTTCTCTTTCCTATTATTTAAAGATAGTAGAAAGGTAGTTGGAACATTTAAAAATAATGCTCTATTAAGATTGGAAAAAGCGAGATTAAAAAATAATAAACATTGGCTTTCAAGCCTAGCTTTCTTCTCAATATTGTCTGTGTTCACAATAACAGTAATACATAGTCATATAACAAAACCTGTTGCTTTAACTCCGCCTCAACCATATCAAGAGGAAGGAAATATGATAGTTATTCCTTTAACAGATGTTGAAGATGGACATCTACATAGATTTTCATATACAGCAACTGGTGGAAATAATGTAAGATTCATAGTTGTTAAGAAGCCAAAAGGTGGAAGCTATGGAATAGGACTTGATGCTTGTGATATCTGTGGACTTGCAGGATATTATGAAAGAAATGATGAAGTTGTCTGCAAACGTTGTGATGTTGTAATGAACAAATCAACAATCGGTTTCAAAGGTGGATGTAATCCAGTACCATTTGAATATGAAATTAAAGATAAGAAAATATATATAGACAAAGCGACTTTAGAAAAAGAAAAAGATCGTTTTCCAGTGGGTGATTAATATGTTTTGGAGAATGGTAAAAGGAACATTATTTAGACAGAGAAGTAAAATGCTTATGATAGCATTTACAGTTGCATTAGGAGTATCGCTTGCAACAGCTATGATGAATGTTATGCTAGGAGTTGGAGATAAGGTAAATAAAGAATTAAAAACTTATGGTGCTAATATCACAGTAATGCATAAAGATGCTTCTATACTTGATGATTTATATGGTATAAGTGGAGAAACAGTTTCTAATAAATTTTTATTGGAATCTGAAATTCCAAAAATAAAACAAATATTCTGGGGCTTTGCAATACTTGACTTTGCTCCATATTTAGAAAGAACAGGAGAAATAAAAGGGGTATCTGATAAGGTTAAAATCTATGGAACTTGGTTTGAAAAACATTTAGTTATGCCAACAGGTGAAGAAGTTGATGCAGGTATAAAGAACTTAAAAACTTGGTGGGAAGTAAAAGGTGAATGGCTAAATGATGATGATTTAGATGGAGTTATGGTAGGTAGCCTTATAGCTGGAAAAAACAATTTAAAAGTTGGAGATATAATAGAAGTAAAAGGAACAAATGAAACTAAGAAACTTACTATAAGAGGAATAATAAATTCAGGTGGAAATGATGACGAGGCAATCTATACTGCTTTAAAGACTACTCAAGATTTATTTGGACTTGAAGGGAAAATCACTATGATAGATGTTTCTGCTTTAACAACTCCTGATAACGACTTGGCAAGAAAAGCAGCTCAAGATCCAAATAGTTTAACAATTTCTGAATATGAAACTTGGTATTGTACTGCTTATGTAAGCTCAATCAGTTATCAATTACAAGAAGTTTTAACTGACAGTGTGGCAAAACCTAATAGACAGGTTGCTGAGTCAGAAGGAACTATCTTGAATAAGACAGAGCTTCTAATGTTACTTATTTGTATATTAAGTTCATTTGCTTCGGCTCTTGGAATTTCTAACTTGATAACAGCTTCTGTTATTGAAAGAAGCCAAGAAATTGGACTTATAAAAGCAATAGGTGGAACAAATAGAAGAATAATTTTACTTATATTAACTGAGGTAGTTTTAACGGGAATTTTAGGTGGAATATTTGGATATCTTGCAGGTATAGGCTTTACTCAAATAATAGGGAAAACAGTTTTCTCATCATATATAGAGCCAGCTATTATAGTTGTACCAATAGATATTGCACTTGTGTTTGCTGTTACAATAATAGGAAGTATCCCTGCAATCAGATACTTACTAACTTTAAAACCAACAGAAGTATTACATGGAAGATAGGAGGATGAAATGACTAAGAAACAAATGTATATGAAATTGGTTGTAAGTTCTCTTATTAGAAGAAAAGCAAGAATGATAGTTGCTTTACTTGCTGTGGCAATAGGGGCTACAATAATGTCAGGACTTGTAACTATATATTATGATATTCCAAGACAATTAGGAAAAGAATTTAGATCTTATGGTGCTAACTTTGTTGTGCTACCATCAGGAAATGAGAAGATAACTGAGACAGAGTTCGATAAAATAAAAACTGAGATGTCAACACAAAAAGTTGTGGGAATGGCACCATATAGATATGAAACAACTAAAATCAATCAGCAACCATATATTTTAACAGGTACTGATATGATAGAAGTTAAAAAGAACAGTCCATTCTGGTATATTGAAGGTGAATGGGCTACAAATGATGATGAAAATAATGTAATGATAGGTAAGGAAATTTCTAAGAAATTAAATCTGCAAATTGGAGAAACTTTTATTATTGAAGGTCCAAAAGCAGGGGCAAAAGTTGTTGCTTCTAAACAGTCTGACAGTGCAGAAGAAAGTAAGAAAAAAGACTTAAATTCTGATTTCTATTCTAAAAAATTAAAAGTTAAGGGAATAATCACAACAGGTGGAGCAGAAGAATCTTTTATCTTTTTACCTATATCACTTTTAAATGAAATTTTAGAAGATGACACTAAGATAGACAGTATTGAATGTTCGATAGAAGCTGACTCAAAACAATTAGAAAGTTTAGCAACTAAATTAAAAGCAGGTGATGAGAATATCACAGCTAGACCTATAAAGAGAGTTACTCAATCTCAAGATATAGTTCTAGGTAAACTACAAGCTTTAGTTTTACTTGTTAATATAGTTGTTTTAATACTTACTATGATTTCAGTTAGTACAACTATGATGGCAGTTGTTGCTGAAAGAAGAAAAGAAATAGGACTTAAGAAAGCTCTTGGAGCCTATGACAGTGAAATTAAGAAGGAATTTTTAGGAGAAGGTTCAGC harbors:
- a CDS encoding ABC transporter ATP-binding protein, with translation MEILKIKNLNLKIREKEILKNVSLEIKEGEVIGLIGESGSGKTIFTKYILGILPLAAQYTQETFEVVPKVGAIFQNAFTSLNPTMKIGKQLKHLYVSHYGTQENWKEKIESLLEDVGLDKNRNFLDKYPYELSGGEQQRIVIMGALIGEPSFLIADEVTTALDVGTKIEVVKFFKRLREKFKISILFITHDLSTLKNFADKIYVMYHGEIVDEDHPYRKQLFQLSQDVWRRTK
- a CDS encoding ABC transporter ATP-binding protein, with the protein product MLLTVENLSKEYIKKKILNNVSFSMEKGEILGMLGKSGAGKSTIGKILLQLSRPTTGTILFEGKALSEVPRKDIQAIFQDPYTALNPSLKIGEILEEPLIANGKFTKEERRKKVEETLVKVGLLESDYEKYPEELSGGQQQRVCIAGAIILSPKLIICDEPIASLDLAIQVQILDLIQKINQEEGISFIFITHNLPAVYRIADRILLLYRGEVQEIQEVEEFFKNPKSEYGKKFLKTLNLIKDF
- the rpmF gene encoding 50S ribosomal protein L32; amino-acid sequence: MAVPKKKTSKAKKNMRRSHHALTAIGLVTCEKCGAPKRQHRVCLECGDYKGSQVLETAE
- a CDS encoding Fe-S-containing protein, whose protein sequence is MLKFYIDVINYLAIFAFLLGIITALLVKYKKLYLNIVVGLVSLVGLACSVTMTVFKQLYPQKMVKISLQYNRWALAIGMLFMLVALVLQIIKTFRKCENDKLCIASAISIIFSTVAVWFLGFTIIPQVYALTKEFVAFGENSFGTQSLLRLGGFLLGLLTIFLIALSVQKVYFRLKPCLAKVFALAIFLVGSIDFFLRGVSALARLRFLKASNPFVFNVMILEDKSTTYITILFAIVAVIFSFLLFKDSRKVVGTFKNNALLRLEKARLKNNKHWLSSLAFFSILSVFTITVIHSHITKPVALTPPQPYQEEGNMIVIPLTDVEDGHLHRFSYTATGGNNVRFIVVKKPKGGSYGIGLDACDICGLAGYYERNDEVVCKRCDVVMNKSTIGFKGGCNPVPFEYEIKDKKIYIDKATLEKEKDRFPVGD
- a CDS encoding ABC transporter permease; translation: MFWRMVKGTLFRQRSKMLMIAFTVALGVSLATAMMNVMLGVGDKVNKELKTYGANITVMHKDASILDDLYGISGETVSNKFLLESEIPKIKQIFWGFAILDFAPYLERTGEIKGVSDKVKIYGTWFEKHLVMPTGEEVDAGIKNLKTWWEVKGEWLNDDDLDGVMVGSLIAGKNNLKVGDIIEVKGTNETKKLTIRGIINSGGNDDEAIYTALKTTQDLFGLEGKITMIDVSALTTPDNDLARKAAQDPNSLTISEYETWYCTAYVSSISYQLQEVLTDSVAKPNRQVAESEGTILNKTELLMLLICILSSFASALGISNLITASVIERSQEIGLIKAIGGTNRRIILLILTEVVLTGILGGIFGYLAGIGFTQIIGKTVFSSYIEPAIIVVPIDIALVFAVTIIGSIPAIRYLLTLKPTEVLHGR
- a CDS encoding ABC transporter permease, which produces MTKKQMYMKLVVSSLIRRKARMIVALLAVAIGATIMSGLVTIYYDIPRQLGKEFRSYGANFVVLPSGNEKITETEFDKIKTEMSTQKVVGMAPYRYETTKINQQPYILTGTDMIEVKKNSPFWYIEGEWATNDDENNVMIGKEISKKLNLQIGETFIIEGPKAGAKVVASKQSDSAEESKKKDLNSDFYSKKLKVKGIITTGGAEESFIFLPISLLNEILEDDTKIDSIECSIEADSKQLESLATKLKAGDENITARPIKRVTQSQDIVLGKLQALVLLVNIVVLILTMISVSTTMMAVVAERRKEIGLKKALGAYDSEIKKEFLGEGSALGFIGGLLGVGLGFVFAQEVSLSVFGRAIEFQWLFAPITIIVSMIITTLACLYPVKKAMEIEPALVLKGE